In the genome of Azotosporobacter soli, the window TTGAACCGGAATACCGGTCCAGCGGCTAACAACCTTAGCAATGTCTTCTTCGCCGACTTCTTCTTTTAACAATGCCTGTTCCGTACGTGCGTTCTCTTCCTCCTTCAATCTCCGCTCCAATTCCGGCAGCCGTCCATATTTGAGTTCTGCCAGACGATTCAAATCATACAACCGCTCTGCCTGTTCCATTTCAGTCTTGACCTGCTCGACCTCTTTTTGCAGTGAACGCAGACGTAAAATCGCCTGTTTTTCTGCTTCCCATTTGCCGCGCAACAATTCAGTCTGCCCACGCAAACTGGCTAACTCTGTTTGCAATTCCGTCAACTTTCCCTTGTTTCCTGCATCATCTTCCTGCTTTAAAGCCTGCTCCTCGATTTCAAGTTGCAATACGCGACGCTGCAATTCATCGAGTTCGCTCGGCAAAGAGTCAATCTCTGTTCGCAGCCGTGCAGCCGCTTCATCGACCAAGTCAATCGCCTTATCCGGCAAGAATCGATCGGCAATATAACGATCCGACAGCAGCGCGGCCGCAACTAGCGCCGCATCTTTAATTCGAACGCCATGATGAACTTCATAGCGCTCTTTCAGTCCTCTCAGAATCGATACCGTAGCCTCTACATCCGGCTGCGCAACCATGACAGGTTGAAAGCGTCTCTCCAGCGCAGCGTCCTTTTCGATATGTTTGCGATACTCTGCCAACGTAGTCGCGCCGATACAGCGCAGTTCACCGCGCGCCAACATCGGTTTCAGAATATTACCCGCATCCATTGCTCCTTCCGCCGCTCCAGCGCCGACTACAGTATGGAGTTCATCGATGAAGAGCAAGACTTGCCCAGCCGATTGACTGACCTCAGACAGAACAGACTTCAACCGTTCCTCAAATTCACCGCGATATTTTGCCCCAGCCAGCAAACCGCTTAAATCAAGCGAAAAGAGGATTTTGTCGCGCAGCGAATCCGGTACGTCCCCGGCAACTATTCGGCGGGCTAGCCCTTCCACAATTGCCGTTTTACCTACGCCGGGCTCACCAATCAACACCGGGTTATTCTTGGTACGACGCGAGAGGATTTCCATCACACGCCGTATTTCCTCTTCCCTGCCGATCACCGGATCCAACTTGCCATCACGCGCCGCTGCGGTAAGATCACGCGCATACTTTTGCAGCGCTTTTCTCTCGCCAGCTCCGCCGTCCTGACTGCGCAGCTCATTTAATGCTTTTAACAGTTCTTTTTTTTGCAACCCTTTCGCGCGGCACAACTCAACCACATCGCTGTCGCCATCTTCTACTGTCGCTAAAAGTAAATCTTCAACTTCAACAAGTGCATTTCCCTTTGCTGCGCTTTTTTCCGCTAAGCCCATCACACGCAGCAAGGAAGGTGTATAATATAACCTGCTTTCCTGGCCACGTACCGACGGTTGTTTGCCGAGCAGTTCACTTATTCCACTTTGTAAAGCAGCGGCGTCGCCGCCCGCCCTCTTTATGAGTTCTTGAAGCCGCCCCTCACTTGGCTGTAACAACCCCCAGAGCAAGTGGCGCGTGCTGACCTCCTGGTGATAACGCAGCGCCGCCGCTTGCTGCGCCGCTTGTATTGCCGCCAATGCTTCCGGTTCGTATTTTTCGTGTTCCATCAATATCGCCTCCGCTCATCCGCATTAAAACATCTTTTAAATTCATATTATCAAGTTATAGTCAAAAAGTCAAACAGTCAGATTTGATGTTTGACTTTTATTTTAACTCTTATTTTACTATACTATAATAAATCAGATTTAGTTTTAAGAACACGAAAGGATGGCCACGGAATGCGAATCTGGGAAATCGACTTTTTACGCGGCCTAGCCGTGCTCTTGATGATAGCCTTTCACTTTATCGTCGACTTGCACGATTTTTTTGCCGTGCCGCTAGATTATCAAAACGGCTTTTTCTTTCTCATCGGCAAACTGTCTGCTTGCCTCTTTATTTTCATTGCAGGAATCAGCACTCATTTCAGTCGCAATCCGTTTCGCCATGGTTTGCACGTTTTATCCTGGGGCCTCACAATAACAGTGGTGACTTACTTTTATGAACCGACAACTTACATCCGTTTCGGCATTTTGCACTTACTCGGCAGCAGTTTGCTCTTTGCTTCCTTTTTACGTCACTACAACGTTTGGCAACAAAGCATACTTGGCTTTTTCATCCTATTGCTTGGAAACTTTTGGCCCGGCAACAACTGGCTGCGTCAAAGCTGGCTGCTGCCGCTCGGCTATCCCCCCGCCAGCTTTGCTACACTTGACTATTATCCGCTCCTTCCTTGGTTCGGCCTATTTCTACTCGGCATGGCAGGAGGAAGTTTTTTTTATCCGGCTCACCGCTCCTTTTTCGTTCAATCGCCGCCTGATACACCGCTTCATTTTCTCGGTCGCCATGCACTAGCAATATATCTGCTGCATCAACCATTGCTGCTCGTCTTATTAACCTGTGCATTTTCCTTGCGTCAATAAAGAGTGAGGCTTTAAGTAAGCATTGAAAATGCTCACTTAAAGCCTCACTCTTTATTGCTATTGCAATGCATTATGCAGTTTTGACAGATTATCGCGCATCACACTAAGATAATTTTTTCCTTCTTTCATTTCACTTTCCGTCAGGCTTTCCAACGGATTAAGCTGTACCGCTTGCGCACCGGTCTCTTTGGCAATCGTTGCAGCCACTTTAGGGTTGGCCTGACTTTCAAAGAAAATCACCTTCACCTGATGCGCACGGCAAAAAGCAGCAACCTCACGCAATTTCTCCATCGTCGGTTCAGCCTCCGGAGACAGCCCCATGATTCCAACCTGCGTCAGACCATATTCTTTCGCCAGATAAGCAAACGCACTATGCGTCGTTACCAGCTCTTTGCGCGCTGTTTTGGCGAGTGTATTGCGATATTCCTCATCCAGCTTTGTCAGTTCCGCATTATATTGTTCTGCCCGTTGTTGATAATAAGTCGCATTAGCCGGATCAACCGCCGCCAATGCCGCAGCAATCGTTTTTACTTCAAGCTTCGCATTGGCCGGATCAAGCCACAAGTGAGGATCTTCCGCAGCATCGCTGCTATGGTTGTGTCCTGCCGCATTCTCATCCGCATGTTCTTTCGTCAGCCGACTCAGACCACTGCTGACTTCAACAGCTTTCGTCTCTCCCAAGACATCTTTAGTCAGCAATTTATCGGTCGGTTCAAGCCCTGCACCATGGTAAAGAAATATTTTTG includes:
- the clpB gene encoding ATP-dependent chaperone ClpB codes for the protein MEHEKYEPEALAAIQAAQQAAALRYHQEVSTRHLLWGLLQPSEGRLQELIKRAGGDAAALQSGISELLGKQPSVRGQESRLYYTPSLLRVMGLAEKSAAKGNALVEVEDLLLATVEDGDSDVVELCRAKGLQKKELLKALNELRSQDGGAGERKALQKYARDLTAAARDGKLDPVIGREEEIRRVMEILSRRTKNNPVLIGEPGVGKTAIVEGLARRIVAGDVPDSLRDKILFSLDLSGLLAGAKYRGEFEERLKSVLSEVSQSAGQVLLFIDELHTVVGAGAAEGAMDAGNILKPMLARGELRCIGATTLAEYRKHIEKDAALERRFQPVMVAQPDVEATVSILRGLKERYEVHHGVRIKDAALVAAALLSDRYIADRFLPDKAIDLVDEAAARLRTEIDSLPSELDELQRRVLQLEIEEQALKQEDDAGNKGKLTELQTELASLRGQTELLRGKWEAEKQAILRLRSLQKEVEQVKTEMEQAERLYDLNRLAELKYGRLPELERRLKEEENARTEQALLKEEVGEEDIAKVVSRWTGIPVQRMLAGERDKLLRLPEILHQRVVGQEAAVQAICEAVLRARAGIKDPNRPIGSFIFLGPTGVGKTELAKALAEALFDDERSLIRLDMSEYMEKHAVARLIGAPPGYIGHDEGGQLTEAVRRKPYAVLLLDEVEKAHPDVFHVLLQILDDGRLTDSKGRTVDFKNTVIIMTSNLGSSEILRQSGQMAPEAVLDMLKDFFRPEFLNRIDDVVIFKALSQEEVTAISELLMVGLAKRAERQVGVKLTWSDEVTSYLATAGYDPLFGARPLKRLISRSVETVLSRRLLEGDVREGDQLAIRLKDGVIAVEKI
- a CDS encoding heparan-alpha-glucosaminide N-acetyltransferase: MRIWEIDFLRGLAVLLMIAFHFIVDLHDFFAVPLDYQNGFFFLIGKLSACLFIFIAGISTHFSRNPFRHGLHVLSWGLTITVVTYFYEPTTYIRFGILHLLGSSLLFASFLRHYNVWQQSILGFFILLLGNFWPGNNWLRQSWLLPLGYPPASFATLDYYPLLPWFGLFLLGMAGGSFFYPAHRSFFVQSPPDTPLHFLGRHALAIYLLHQPLLLVLLTCAFSLRQ
- a CDS encoding metal ABC transporter solute-binding protein, Zn/Mn family, producing MKKITSITLLLLLVMMFGGCSSKDAKDNAAPGIKVLTTVYPVYEFARLVGGDKVSVEMLLPPGAEPHDWEPTAKDLAKLKAAKIFLYHGAGLEPTDKLLTKDVLGETKAVEVSSGLSRLTKEHADENAAGHNHSSDAAEDPHLWLDPANAKLEVKTIAAALAAVDPANATYYQQRAEQYNAELTKLDEEYRNTLAKTARKELVTTHSAFAYLAKEYGLTQVGIMGLSPEAEPTMEKLREVAAFCRAHQVKVIFFESQANPKVAATIAKETGAQAVQLNPLESLTESEMKEGKNYLSVMRDNLSKLHNALQ